A region from the Silene latifolia isolate original U9 population chromosome 7, ASM4854445v1, whole genome shotgun sequence genome encodes:
- the LOC141593182 gene encoding uncharacterized protein LOC141593182, whose translation MEPGEVIISVDAGVKEGEGMGLGALCRDVNGNLLCGWEGRRREEFEARVAEAEAVLNALREAQKMKYTRVHVESDCKTVIEALQCRTLGHSDFHIVISNILKLCVGFNSVSWSYVRRTFNRATHLLAHSCVVGVSRFLNGTSIPRYIVETAKTDLSIRL comes from the coding sequence ATGGAGCCAGGTGAAGTGATAATTAGCGTGGATGCGGGGGTTAAGGAAGGTGAAGGAATGGGTTTGGGAGCGCTGTGTAGGGATGTGAATGGGAATTTGTTATGCGGTTGGGAAGGTCGCCGTCGAGAGGAGTTTGAGGCAAGAGTGGCAGAAGCAGAAGCGGTTCTGAATGCGCTTCGGGAAGCTCAAAAGATGAAGTATACAAGGGTCCATGTGGAAAGTGACTGCAAGACTGTTATTGAGGCTCTACAATGTCGTACTCTAGGGCATAGTGATTTTCATATTGTTATTAGTAATATTTTAAAGTTGTGTGTAGGTTTTAATTCCGTCTCTTGGTCTTATGTTCGTCGAACTTTTAACCGAGCAACTCATTTGCTAGCTCATTCTTGTGTTGTGGGTGTAAGTAGGTTCCTCAATGGTACGTCTATTCCTCGTTACATCGTTGAAACTGCTAAAACCGATTTATCAATAAGATTATAA